From the Aspergillus puulaauensis MK2 DNA, chromosome 1, nearly complete sequence genome, the window ACGTCCCAGATGCTTCTTGTTGAAACAGAAGCAGCTCTTTCCCCTGCCCTCACCACCGCCCACCTGGCTTTGTTGACTAACTCTCGCGTGCCCCTCCAGAACTGAGTTTCCACCTGTTGTCGGTTTCCGCTCACCAACTGCCTACGGATCCAGCCACGTCGAGTCTTGTCTGACCACCAACTTCACACTTTACCTATATCAGAGCTCTGTAGGCTCTTCTAGTTGTTCACTATGGCTAACGACGAGTATGATGTGAGTTCCCAAGCTCTTCAACCCTACGAACTATGgccgagaaaagaagacCGCTAACCCGACTACCTGATAGTTCCTCTTCAAAGGTATGTTGCCACTGCCCGCCCGACAGAACAGCCGCGATACCCTTCGGGCCGAAATCAACTCAAACTAACATCGACGTATTTATATTCGGGCAGTGGTGCTTATTGGAGACTCTGGTGTTGGAAAATCCAATCTCTTGAGTCGATTCACCCGAAACGAGTTCAACTTGGACTCCAAATCGACTATTGGTGTCGAGTTCGCAACCCGTTCCATTCAGGTTGATTCCAAGACAATCAAAGCTCAAATCTGGGATACTGCCGGTCAAGAGCGTTATCGCGCTATCACGTCCGCCTACTATCGGGGTGCCGTCGGTGCGCTTCTCGTTTACGATATCAGCAAGCATCAGACCTACGATAACGTCAACCGGTGGTTAAAGGAACTCCGTGATCATGCTGACTCCAACATCGTTATTATGTTGGTTGGTAACAAGAGCGATTTGAGGCATCTACGAGCTGTTCCCACAGAGGAAGCCAAGCAATTTGCCAGTGCGTTTCTCCTTGGCTTCCACGTTTGATTTGGCTCCCGTGAGGTATTGACACATAATAGGCGAGAACAACCTCTCCTTCATCGAGACTTCCGCCCTAGATGCGAGCAACGTTGAACTAGCTTTCCAGAACATTCTCACAGGTGTGATGACTCCATACGGACAAACTTCAGTACAGTCTCTAACAGTTTACTCTCCATAGAAATCTACCGCATTGTGTCTAGCAAGGCGCTCGAAGGCGAATCTGGCGGTGCCTCGGTTGGCGAGCGCCGTCAAATAATCGACATTGAGAAGACTCAGGATACCGAGAACAAGGGAGGATGCTGTTAAAATTAGTACAACGGTGTTCCGGTTCTAGACACGACATGCCGACCGCAACGAGCCTTTAAATTTGTGATGAGATAATTGAATGGTCTTGACGTTTCTTTTTTGCCTGTTTATTTGGCCTCTGCGGAGATGATACACAAGAGGAGCGATGGACATTGTTGGGAAACACATACGGGAACATGGACATTGTATGGCAATGTTTATTGGGCCTTACTTACACCACCCCCGGACACCTTATTTTGTCATTTTCTACCTCGACTTCTTTTTAACCAGCCTTCTATTCTTTTTTCCATTCAACTTGATGAAAATGCTATTTCCAACCCCATCCCACTGTTCCATCTTGCTCCCCTTGTTTTGACTGCCTCACATTCAAATCACTTTTTCTTAATCCAAGACACCCTTCCTTGACTCTTCCAGTGCCTGGCTGGGTTTCACTATTCTTATTTGGCGTCTGTGAAATGGCCGTGCGGTCTGTATGCAGTTATACTTGTAGTTATGACGTGAATAATGTTTACGCtgaaggatgatgaagcAAAAGGTCTGGTAGATGAACTGGGCGACCAGAGCGCAGAGGTTCAAACTACGCGCCTGTCTAGGCCTCTCAGTTTGTCTTCCACTCGAAGGAGTCCAATGATGACCGCTGACATATGCGATCCTGCGTTGAAAGCCAAATAACAGGCGAGCCGTCTTGTTCGGTTGGTCGAAAATACCCTGAATCAACCCATAGAAATTTTGTTTCGAGGCCAGAATGACGATAAAGAGATGTAAAGTCGTTCTGGGTTAGTCCTTTGTCAATGGAGGCTTCagggagatatcaagtcgAGGGCCAGCAGAGTCAAGCCAGTAGTCCAACCAGAGCTTGGATATTAAGGAAGCTTGTTTTGAATCATACATCCAATGAAGACTCCAAATTTAGTTATAGGTTCATCCATCATGGGCAGAATAAACGGATGTCTCAGATTGATTCTGCGACACGTCTGGTGTCCGAAACGATAAGGGATCCCGGAGCTGCATCTTATCTCCGCAGCGGATTACATAACCCAGATCCTAAAAAATTCTGGACCTTTTTGCCTTCGAGATTCCTTCAATACCACTTCACATGGATTGACAAAGCCAATATCAGCCTTTTTTCTGTGCTCCGAATCGCCTTCCCAATTTCCACTTAGCCGGCAACCT encodes:
- a CDS encoding Rab family GTPase (BUSCO:EOG09264HHW;~COG:U;~EggNog:ENOG410PJC3;~InterPro:IPR005225,IPR001806,IPR027417;~PFAM:PF00025,PF08477,PF00071,PF01926;~go_function: GO:0003924 - GTPase activity [Evidence IEA];~go_function: GO:0005525 - GTP binding [Evidence IEA]) — its product is MANDEYDFLFKVVLIGDSGVGKSNLLSRFTRNEFNLDSKSTIGVEFATRSIQVDSKTIKAQIWDTAGQERYRAITSAYYRGAVGALLVYDISKHQTYDNVNRWLKELRDHADSNIVIMLVGNKSDLRHLRAVPTEEAKQFASENNLSFIETSALDASNVELAFQNILTEIYRIVSSKALEGESGGASVGERRQIIDIEKTQDTENKGGCC